A genomic stretch from Aedes albopictus strain Foshan chromosome 2, AalbF5, whole genome shotgun sequence includes:
- the LOC109413518 gene encoding MIT domain-containing protein 1-like, which translates to MAQMAITLLTRAIEYDMNGRKLESLKLYEDGIEALLKESKAETDPVRKKHFQTKIVEYMERAEQVKELVTRWKSKGEIRDKMHVVDGATGYSYGRVFGRYMTDEVKEILVEEPYVRDHYQFCNLVMFGELAVTSCKNLKFIKLLTVREQKNNDEQLRAFQTLKDSLKKQGVEFFVEYSTSMHDRQVILSNGFIVKIGRGLNYFKPISSKYCLGAFNYHFRECRETNIDVFYCPENDKA; encoded by the exons ATGGCTCAAATGGCTATCACTTTGCTCACGAGAGCAATCGAATACGACATGAACGGACGGAAGTTAGAATCCCTCAAGCTATACGAAGATGGAATCGAAGCACTGCTCAAGGAATCAAAAG CGGAAACGGATCCCGTACGCAAGAAGCACTTCCAAACCAAAATCGTCGAGTACATGGAACGAGCTGAACAGGTGAAAGAGTTAGTGACACGATGGAAAAGCAAAGGTGAAATACGCGACAAGATGCACGTCGTGGACGGAGCAACAGGTTACAGCTATGGGCGCGTATTCGGGCGCTACATGACCGACGAGgtgaaggaaatcctggtggagGAACCGTACGTGAGGGATCACTATCAGTTCTGCAACCTGGTGATGTTCGGTGAGCTAGCAGTGACGAGTTGTAAAAATTTGAAGTTCATCAAACTTCTGACGGTGCGAGAGCAGAAAAATAACGACGAGCAATTACGAGCCTTTCAGACGTTGAAGGACAGTCTGAAGAAGCAAGGCGTGGAGTTTTTTGTGGAATACTCGACGAGCATGCACGATCGACAAGTGAT ATTAAGTAATGGTTTTATAGTAAAAATTGGTCGAGGATTGAACTACTTCAAACCAATTTCTAGCAAATATTGCCTTGGGGCCTTCAATTACCACTTCAGGGAGTGTAGAGAAACAAATATCGATGTATTTTATTGTCCTGAAAATGATAAAGCGTAG